A segment of the Nitrospira sp. SG-bin1 genome:
CCCAGAGACTTGTACGTGCAACGGCGCTGGCCTGTCTCCTGATGGGGGGCATTGCGTTGGCGGGATGCGAGACGAATCCCTATACCGGTCGGAAACAGTTACTCATGACGTCGATTGGCCAAGAAATGCAGATGGGAGCTCAAGCCTACAATCAGATCAAGGCCGACCCCAACATGCGACCCTCGCAAGACCCTCGCGAGATCGAGCCGGTCAAACGGGTGGCGGCTCGGATCGTCGAAGCGGCAAAACGATCGAAGTACGCCCAGATGGCTCAGCAGTTTCAATGGGAAGTCACGGTCATCAAGGATGACAAGACGGCGAACGCGTTTGCATTGCCCGGAGGCAAGATGGCGGTGTACACGGGTATCTTCCCCATGGCCAAAACGGAAGCGGGATTGGCGGCGGTGATGGGACATGAGGTCGTGCATGCGTTGGCTCGCCATGGCGCGGAGCGCATGGGCCAAGGGCAGGTTGCGAATACCGTGCTTCAAGTCGCCGGCGCGGCGATCGGGCTCAGCGGCGGAAATCCCATGCTCGGCCAGGCGACGATGGCCGCATTGGGGGCCGGTGCGCAGGTCGGTGTGCTGCTTCCCTTCAGCCGCAAGCATGAGTCTGAGGCCGATTATGTCGGAATTCTCTTGGCCGCTGATGCCGGGT
Coding sequences within it:
- a CDS encoding peptidase; its protein translation is MWTQRLVRATALACLLMGGIALAGCETNPYTGRKQLLMTSIGQEMQMGAQAYNQIKADPNMRPSQDPREIEPVKRVAARIVEAAKRSKYAQMAQQFQWEVTVIKDDKTANAFALPGGKMAVYTGIFPMAKTEAGLAAVMGHEVVHALARHGAERMGQGQVANTVLQVAGAAIGLSGGNPMLGQATMAALGAGAQVGVLLPFSRKHESEADYVGILLAADAGYDPRESVALWERMAKASGGGGPAEFLSTHPGHGTRIDQLKEWMPEAMAIYQKRAPMPATPLPEVGAR